A region of the Muricauda sp. MAR_2010_75 genome:
CATGTGGTCAATAATGGTATTGGAAAAAGTTTTCCGGATTTCTTGAATGGCTACCGTATTGAGGAGATAAAACGTAGATTGGCCCATCCTGATTTCCAAAATACCAAGATTGCCAATATTGCTTATGATTGCGGCTTTAACTCGCTTTCCTCATTCAATAGCGCCTTTAAAAAAGCCACTGGCACCACTCCTTCTTCCTATTTAAAGCAACACCTTCCCATTTAGCGATTCATAAATCCGTCAGACTTTTTTATCAACCTTTAAGGACTTTGGTTTTTAAGCGTGCAGTTTCGTGTTGAAATTTAGCCTGCACCTGTATGAAGTCGAATTTTTCAAAGAAAATCCATACGCTTTTTCATAGCTCCAAAAAAAATGAACTAACCGTAGTAGCCCTCTCTTGCTGCTACTTTTTCTGTTTGCTTTGCGCCTATTTTATTTTACGTCCGCTAAGGGATGAAATGGGGATTGTAAACGGTGCCGTGAACATGCAATGACTGTTCACTGGAACATTTGTTTGCATGGTTTGTCTAGTTCCCATTTTTGGCTTTTTCATTTCACGAATGTCCCTTAAAAATCTATTGATCTATACGTATTCCTTTTTCTTGGCCAATCTCTTGATTTTCTTTTTCTTTTTTGAAACCTACGGTCCCTTTAAAATCTTGGCCATAACCTTCTTTATCTGGCTCAGTGTGTTCAACCTTTTCATCGTTTCGCTTTTTTGGAGTTTCATGTCAGATGTGTTCAGTAGTCTTGATGCAAAAAAATTCTTTGGAATCATTGCGGCAGGTGGCAGTCTTGGAGCATTAACAGGTCCCATAATTGCACGTTGGCTGAGTACTTTGCCATCCTTTGGCACACTCTTGCTTGCCGCTATTTTCTTTTTGGCTATGGGGTTGTGCTGCGTTTTGGGAATTTTTGGTCTTTCTGCAAAAAAGTCCCATTTCACCCAAAAAAAACAGGCTTCAAAAATTACTTTGGGTGTTGTCTTGGAGGGAATTCAACACATCGCCAAGTCCTCATACCTACAACGCATTGTAGGTTTTATTCTTTTGTACACCTGTATCTCCACAGTACTCTATTTTGAGCAGGCCCATCTTGTGGAAAGAAGTTTGGGGGATTCTGCGGAACGAATCCGCTATTTTTCCAGCATAGACCTTACCGTCAATACCATTGCCATTTTTGGGCAGTTCTTCCTTACAGCCAGAATCATACAAAAAATAGGACTCTCCCTAGTAATGGCCTCCATTCCTTTTCTAATGGGATTGGGATTGATTTTTTTGGGATTCCATACTTCATTGGAAACTATTGCATTTTTAATGGTGCTTCACCGAGCGGGAAACTTCATTTTGCTGCGCCCTGGAAGGGAAATTTTATTCACCGTCACATCAACCTCGGAAAAATACAAGGCCAAAAACTGTATTGACACTGCAGTATATAGAGGTGGGGATGCGTTAGTGGGTTGGGCTTTCTCTGGCTTGGTCGCCCTTGGATTGGGTTTGGGAGCCATAGCATTTTTAGCTATTCCATTAGCTTTTCTTTGGAGCGTTTTAGGATACAAATTGGGGAATCATCAGGCTGAAAAAGAGAATGTAGTACCTTTAAAACAAATCCGTTATGAAAACAAAATACAATCGTAGGGAAGCCCTGCAACTATCGGTATTAGCAGGTTTAGGATTATCGCTGAGCGGTTATTCCTCAGCATTCAACAAACCGGGAAAAATTCAAATGCGGCCCATACCTTCTTCCGGTGAGCCATTGCCCATAGTTGGTTTGGGTACCTGGCAATCTTTTGATGTAGGCAACTCTAAAGAGCAAAGAGATGTTTTAACACAAGTGTTGATTGAGATGAATCGTCTGGGTGGTAAAGTTATAGATTCATCGCCCATGTATGGAAGTTCAGAACGGGTTGTAGGAGATTTAACCTCTCAATTGGATTTTGGGAACGAACTTTTCTATGCCACCAAAGTTTGGACCTCCGGGCAAACTGCAGGTATTCGTCAAATGCAGGATTCCATGGCGAAAATGCAGCGAAAATCCATGGATTTGATGCAAGTCCATAATCTAGTGGATTGGAAAACCCACGTAAAGACCCTTAAAGGCTGGAAAGAAGAAGGGAGGATTCGATATTGGGGCATTACACATTATGTAGATTCAGCGCACAATACTTTGGAAAACATTATTAAGACGGAACGGCCAGATTTTGTGCAATTCAACTATTCCATAAGCTCTAGACATGCCGAAACATCACTTTTTGAAACGGCTGAAAAATATGGTGCGGCCACCATTATAAATCAACCTTATGAAAGTGGATCATTGTTTAGAAAGGTAAAAGGAGAATCACTTCCACAATGGGCCAAAGAAAATGACATACACAGTTGGGGACAGTACTTTTTGAAATTCATTTTGTCCCATAAAAACGTAACCTGTGTTATTCCTGGCACCTCAAAACCCCACCACATGATTGATAATATGACTGCGGGCTTGGGACAGATGCCGGATAAGGACTTCAGAAATAAGATGGTTTCTCACCTGAACTCCCTCTAAAACTATCTAAACAGGTGCCAACGGAAATTTTTCAGCGCCATACCAACCCAACCAAAGCCCTGTCAAAAGTGAGAAATGGATGCCCACTTCAAACCACAGGGGTGCACCCCACTGGGCACAAAGTGCTGCAACTGAAAGCTTACCAATGATGAAAAGTGAAATAAAAAAATGTGGCCAAAAATTATCCCTAACCACTATCAATGATGCCAAAAATCCAGAGAAAGTAGCCGAAATAAACAAGGCCATGGTACCCAAGGCCAAATCGCTATTGGAGGAAGTGCAGAACTGAATCCCATTAAAAAGAACATCTTTGGAAAGTGTGGTATACAACTGCAGGGAAAGCCCGCCAATTACCGTTGCCAAAACGATGAGGAAGATACGTGTACGCAGTTTCATGACGCTTTTTTGATGATTGATGGTTACTTAGCATCGTCAAATTAGCCATCCCGCACATAGAGAAGCATCATTTTAACATCGCTTTAGGTTAAAGTTTGCTAAATATAAACCGATGGGCGGTTCTTCACCTCACTGATTACAAAAGAACTTTGGGTGTTTCCAATATTGTTGATGGCCGTAAGCTTGGTCACCATAAACTCCCTATAACTTTTCATGTCTTCCACATTGATTTTTAGGATGTAATCGTAATCACCACCCACATGAAAGCACTCCGATACTTCTTCCAGCTTTAGCACCTCTCGTTCAAACTTCAAGACATTTTCTTTGGTGTGCTGCACCAATCTGATTTGACAGAGTACCGTAAAATCACGTTTTACCTTTTCCTTGTCCACTAAGGCCACATAATCGGTGATGATACCGGTTCGTTCCAATCTCCTTATCCGCTCGTATACTGCGGTTTTGGATAATTGCAGTTGGTCAGCATAATATTTAGTGGTCTTCTTACAATCTTGCTGAAGTAGTTGTATCAGTTGTTTATCCAAGGCATCCATGACGAATATTCTATTTTATTGAAATCAATTCTACCGAACTAGTATATAATTCTATATAAATAATTAAATATAGACTTATATTCTTTAAATATAGCTATTAATTGACTTTCAAACCAGTATTTTCTATTTTTACGAAAATGGACAACTATGGACTACAAAGCATCAGAACACATTCAAGATCTTCAATATTTTGGTGAATTTGGTGGGGTGAACCCTTCCATTTCTGATTCATCCACCTACACCTTTCTTTCGGCCAAAACCATGTTCGATACCTTTGAGGGAAACACTGAGGGCTGCTACCTCTACAGCCGGCACTCCTCCCCTTCCAACCTGTATTTGGGTGAAGCCATGGCGCAATTGGAGGGAACCGAATCGGCCAATGTGTTTGCCAGCGGAATGGGAGCCATTACCTCGATTATTTTTCAATTGTGCGATGCTGGGGATCATATTGTTTGTAGCCGAACCATTTACGGAGGCACCTATGCCTTCCTGAAAAACTTTGTGAAAAAGTTTAATATCTCCACTTCGTTTATCGACATTACGGATTTGGATGTGGTTGAAAAGTCCATCACCCCAAAAACCAAAATGATCTATTGTGAGGCCATCAGTAACCCCTTGTTGGAAGTGGCCGATATTCAAGCCCTGTCTAAACTGGCTAAAAAACATGGTATTCCTTTGGTCGTGGACAATACCTTTTCTCCGTTGAGCATCAACGCGGCCCAACTGGGAGCTGATATTGTGGTGCACAGCCTTACCAAATTCATCAATGGGAGCAGCGATTGTGTGGCCGGTGCGGTTTGTGCTTCTTCGGATTTTTGCCTCGGACTAAAAGATGTTAATGATGGTGCCGGAATGCTGCTGGGCAGTACATTGGACAGTTTGCGGGCGGCTTCCATCCTAAAAAACATGCGAACGCTTCACATCCGTATTAAAAAACATAGTGAAAATGCCTTCTATTTAGCCCAACAATTTGAAAAAGATGGACTCAAAGTGGTCTATCCCGGATTGAAAAGTCATCTTGGACACCAAACCATGAAAGCCCAAATGAATAAAGAATATGGATTTGGCGGACTCCTTACTTTGGATGTAGGCTCCTTGGACAAAGCCAATGCGCTAATGGAGATGATGCAAAAAGAGAAGTTGGGCTATTTGGCCGTGAGTCTTGGTTTTTACAAAACCCTATTTAGTGCATCGGGATCCTCCACTTCTTCGGAAATTCCTTTGGAAGAACAGCAAGCACTTGGATTAACGGAAGGTTTAATCCGATTTTCCATTGGATTGGACAACGATATCCATGAAACCTACCTGGCCATGCATAGATGCATGGAAGCCTTGGGAATTATGGCCAACAATACCACTTTAGCTTAATGGGAAGCTGTTAGCTGTTTGGAGAACATGCTTCAAAGTTGTAATATTACTTCTTAACAAACTCAGACCACATGCCAAACCAAGAGGAAGAACCTAAGTACAGGGAAAATGAACACATTGTAGAAAATAAAGAACTCAATATTTGGGAAGCCCTCATTCCCGTTTTTGCCTTGGTAGGTATGTTGGCCTACAATGTTTTTGTCTTTGGCGATGATGCGCTCAGTGGTTCCAATCAATTTATCTTGTTATTGGGAGGTGCTGTGGCCGCCATAGTTGGTTTTTTCAATAAGGTCTCCTATGAAAAGATGATTGCGGAAGTGGCCGAAAACATCCGTTCCACTACCGGAGCTTTGCTCATTTTGTTGATGGTCGGCGCCCTTTCGGGAACGTGGTTGGTCAGTGGTATCATTCCTGCCATGATTTATTATGGACTTCAAATTTTGAATCCCACCATTTTTTTGGCGGCCTGTGTGGTAATTTGCGCCATCATTTCAGTAGCCACGGGAAGCAGTTGGACCACTGCGGCTACGGTTGGGATAGCCCTCATTGGCATTGGTGAGGCATTGGGCATTTCACTCGGCATGACGGCAGGTGCCGTACTATCCGGAGCCTATTTTGGGGATAAAATGTCACCTTTGAGCGATACCACCAATCTGGCTCCAGCCATGGCCGGCGGAGATTTGTTTTCCCACATAAAGTACATGGCCTTGACCACAACCCCCACCATTATTGTCACCTTGATTGTGTTTATTATTCTTGGGTTTACCATCGATACAACCGGCGTTGCCGACACCAGTTCCATTTTGGAAAATATAAGCGGAACTTTTAATGTGAGTGGATGGCTTTTTCTAGTGCCTGTAGCGGTTATCTTTTTGATTGTAAAAAAAGCACCTCCGCTTTTGGCATTGTTGATTGGTACGCTATTAGGAGGGCTTTTTGCTGTGTTTTTTCAAAGTCAAATCATTTGGAGTAATGGTCTCAAGTATAGCATTAATTCAATTCCTTCGGATTTACAGGAATATGTACAATGGGATGCAGGTAAGAAAAACTTCTATGGTCCAGGCATCTATGAACTTGTAAAAAGCAAGGAAAATGTGAGTTTAGAGAATAAACTCATATTGGAATTGCCAACATCTAAGACTGAAGTAACTCAAACCTTTAGTAAGACATCCAAGGTCTATGTTGATGGCAACTTAGTTGGCGAATATCATGCAACTGCAACTCCAACTTCATTTTTACAGAGTTCTTATTTTGCAGTCATCGATGCCATCACTGTAGATACCAATATAGCTACAGATGATCCCGCATTGAATGATTTGTTTTCTTCCGGAGGTATGTCTGGCATGTTGGGTACCATTTGGCTGATCATGTGTGCCATGGTCTTTGGCGGTATCATGGATGGCATTGGAGCCCTGGAACGCATTACGGAGTCGCTCTTGAAAATGGCCAAGACCACTTTTGGGCTTTTTGCAAGTACCGTGGGAAGTTGTCTGGCACTCAACGTCACCGCATCTGACCAGTATTTGGCCATTGTGGTTCCCGGGAAAATGTTCTCCAAAGCTTATGAAGAACGCGGATTGGCCCCAGAGAACCTTAGCCGGACCTTGGAAGATTCTGGAACAGTTACATCGGTACTTGTGCCGTGGAACACCTGTGGTGCCTACCACAGTAGTGTATTGGGTGTGGGTGTTGGCGAATATGCATTGTATGCCATTTTCAATTGGTTGAGTCCATTCATGACACTCCTTTTTGCAGCATTGAAGATTAAAATCAAGATGTTGACAACTACCAAAGTGTCCTAACCAATAGCCCGTAATTTTTCAAAGAACCTTTTCCAAATCAGTCTAAAAGAAGGTTTTTTTTAAGTATTTTTGGCCTCGAACCAAAATATAAAAACATGGCTACTGTTACCTTAAA
Encoded here:
- a CDS encoding NTP/NDP exchange transporter, with product MVCLVPIFGFFISRMSLKNLLIYTYSFFLANLLIFFFFFETYGPFKILAITFFIWLSVFNLFIVSLFWSFMSDVFSSLDAKKFFGIIAAGGSLGALTGPIIARWLSTLPSFGTLLLAAIFFLAMGLCCVLGIFGLSAKKSHFTQKKQASKITLGVVLEGIQHIAKSSYLQRIVGFILLYTCISTVLYFEQAHLVERSLGDSAERIRYFSSIDLTVNTIAIFGQFFLTARIIQKIGLSLVMASIPFLMGLGLIFLGFHTSLETIAFLMVLHRAGNFILLRPGREILFTVTSTSEKYKAKNCIDTAVYRGGDALVGWAFSGLVALGLGLGAIAFLAIPLAFLWSVLGYKLGNHQAEKENVVPLKQIRYENKIQS
- a CDS encoding aldo/keto reductase; translated protein: MKTKYNRREALQLSVLAGLGLSLSGYSSAFNKPGKIQMRPIPSSGEPLPIVGLGTWQSFDVGNSKEQRDVLTQVLIEMNRLGGKVIDSSPMYGSSERVVGDLTSQLDFGNELFYATKVWTSGQTAGIRQMQDSMAKMQRKSMDLMQVHNLVDWKTHVKTLKGWKEEGRIRYWGITHYVDSAHNTLENIIKTERPDFVQFNYSISSRHAETSLFETAEKYGAATIINQPYESGSLFRKVKGESLPQWAKENDIHSWGQYFLKFILSHKNVTCVIPGTSKPHHMIDNMTAGLGQMPDKDFRNKMVSHLNSL
- a CDS encoding Lrp/AsnC family transcriptional regulator gives rise to the protein MDALDKQLIQLLQQDCKKTTKYYADQLQLSKTAVYERIRRLERTGIITDYVALVDKEKVKRDFTVLCQIRLVQHTKENVLKFEREVLKLEEVSECFHVGGDYDYILKINVEDMKSYREFMVTKLTAINNIGNTQSSFVISEVKNRPSVYI
- a CDS encoding aminotransferase class I/II-fold pyridoxal phosphate-dependent enzyme, encoding MDYKASEHIQDLQYFGEFGGVNPSISDSSTYTFLSAKTMFDTFEGNTEGCYLYSRHSSPSNLYLGEAMAQLEGTESANVFASGMGAITSIIFQLCDAGDHIVCSRTIYGGTYAFLKNFVKKFNISTSFIDITDLDVVEKSITPKTKMIYCEAISNPLLEVADIQALSKLAKKHGIPLVVDNTFSPLSINAAQLGADIVVHSLTKFINGSSDCVAGAVCASSDFCLGLKDVNDGAGMLLGSTLDSLRAASILKNMRTLHIRIKKHSENAFYLAQQFEKDGLKVVYPGLKSHLGHQTMKAQMNKEYGFGGLLTLDVGSLDKANALMEMMQKEKLGYLAVSLGFYKTLFSASGSSTSSEIPLEEQQALGLTEGLIRFSIGLDNDIHETYLAMHRCMEALGIMANNTTLA
- a CDS encoding Na+/H+ antiporter NhaC family protein yields the protein MPNQEEEPKYRENEHIVENKELNIWEALIPVFALVGMLAYNVFVFGDDALSGSNQFILLLGGAVAAIVGFFNKVSYEKMIAEVAENIRSTTGALLILLMVGALSGTWLVSGIIPAMIYYGLQILNPTIFLAACVVICAIISVATGSSWTTAATVGIALIGIGEALGISLGMTAGAVLSGAYFGDKMSPLSDTTNLAPAMAGGDLFSHIKYMALTTTPTIIVTLIVFIILGFTIDTTGVADTSSILENISGTFNVSGWLFLVPVAVIFLIVKKAPPLLALLIGTLLGGLFAVFFQSQIIWSNGLKYSINSIPSDLQEYVQWDAGKKNFYGPGIYELVKSKENVSLENKLILELPTSKTEVTQTFSKTSKVYVDGNLVGEYHATATPTSFLQSSYFAVIDAITVDTNIATDDPALNDLFSSGGMSGMLGTIWLIMCAMVFGGIMDGIGALERITESLLKMAKTTFGLFASTVGSCLALNVTASDQYLAIVVPGKMFSKAYEERGLAPENLSRTLEDSGTVTSVLVPWNTCGAYHSSVLGVGVGEYALYAIFNWLSPFMTLLFAALKIKIKMLTTTKVS